A genomic segment from Triticum dicoccoides isolate Atlit2015 ecotype Zavitan chromosome 1A, WEW_v2.0, whole genome shotgun sequence encodes:
- the LOC119289110 gene encoding histone H4, whose amino-acid sequence MSGRGKGGKGLGKGGAKRHRKVLRDNIQGITKPAIRRLARRGGVKRISGLIYEETRGVLKIFLENVIRDAVTYTEHARRKTVTAMDVVYALKRQGRTLYGFGG is encoded by the coding sequence ATGTCCGGGCGCGGCAAGGGAGGCAAGGGGCTCGGCAAGGGCGGCGCCAAGCGCCACCGGAAGGTGCTGCGCGACAACATCCagggcatcaccaagccggcgatcCGGCGGCTGGCGCGGAGGGGCGGCGTGAAGCGCATCTCGGGgctcatctacgaggagacccgcggcgtgctcaagatcttcctcgagaacgTCATCCGCGACGCCGTTACCTACACCGAGCACGCCCGCCGCAAGACCGTCACCGCCATGGACGTCGTCTACGCGCTCAAGCGCCAGGGCCGCACCCTCTACGGCTTCGGCGGCTAG
- the LOC119289118 gene encoding vesicle transport v-SNARE 13-like codes for MSDVFEGYAGQYCEISAALSRKCAAASALDGEKKKQKLSEIQADVQESESLIRRMDLEARSMQPGVKAGLLAKLREYKSDLNSVKGEIKRLSAPNAQQATREELLESGMSDTLAASSDQRGRLMMTSERLNQSSDRIRESQRTVFETEEIGVSILQDLHNQRQSLLHAHTTLHGVDDYIGKSKKILASMSKRMDRNKWIVGGIIATLVFAILFILYFKFA; via the exons ATGAGCGACGTCTTCGAGGGCTACGCGGGGCAGTACTGCGAGATCTCCGCCGCCCTCTCCCGCaagtgcgccgccgcctccgccctcgaCGGCG agaagaagaagcagaagctgtCCGAGATCCAGGCCGACGTGCAGGAGTCTGAATCGCTG ATCAGGAGGATGGATTTGGAGGCGCGGAGCATGCAGCCGGGCGTCAAGGCCGGGCTGCTGGCTAAACTGAGGGAGTACAAGTCTGATCTCAACAGCGTCAAGGGCGAGATCAAGAGGCTCTCCGCGCCTAATGCCCAGCAGGCCACCCGGGAGGAGCTCCTCGAGTCCGGCATGTCCGACACACTCGCG GCATCATCTGATCAGAGAGGAAGATTGATGATGACATCAGAAAGGTTAAACCAGTCTTCAGACAGAATTAGAGAAAGCCAAAGAACAGTATTTGAGACAGAAGAAATTGGCGTGTCAATTCTTCAGGACCTTCATAATCAACGACAGTCACTGCTGCATGCTCACACAACA TTGCATGGTGTGGACGACTACATCGGCAAAAGCAAGAAGATCCTGGCTTCCATGTCCAAGAGGATGGACAGGAACAAGTGGATCGTCGGCGGCATCATTGCGACCCTCGTCTTCGCCATCCTCTTCATATTGTACTTCAAGTTTGCTTAA
- the LOC119289131 gene encoding vesicle transport v-SNARE 11-like, with amino-acid sequence MSDVFEGYERQYREISAALSRKCAAASALDGEKKQQKLSEIQAHVQESESLIRKMDLEARSLRPTVRAGLLAKLRQYKSDLNNIKSEIKRVSAPNAQQATREELLDSGMPDSLGASSDQRGRLMMTSERLNQSSDRIRESQITALDTEEIGVSILQNLHNQRETLMHAHKTLHGVDDSIGKSNKILASMSKWNKWFV; translated from the exons ATGAGCGACGTCTTCGAGGGCTACGAGCGGCAGTACCGCGAGATCTCCGCCGCCCTCTCCCGCaagtgcgccgccgcctccgccctcgaTGGCG AGAAGAAGCAGCAGAAGCTGTCCGAGATCCAGGCCCACGTGCAGGAGTCTGAATCGCTG ATCAGGAAGATGGATTTGGAGGCGCGGAGCCTGCGGCCGACCGTCAGGGCCGGGCTGCTGGCTAAACTGAGGCAGTACAAGTCTGATCTCAACAACATcaagagcgagatcaagagggtctcgGCGCCTAATGCCCAACAGGCCACCCGGGAGGAGCTCCTCGACTCCGGCATGCCGGATTCACTCGGG GCGTCATCTGATCAGAGAGGAAGATTGATGATGACATCAGAAAGGTTAAACCAGTCTTCCGACAGAATTAGAGAAAGCCAAATAACAGCACTTGATACAGAAGAAATCGGCGTGTCAATTCTTCAGAACCTTCATAATCAACGAGAGACACTGATGCATGCTCACAAAACA TTGCATGGTGTGGACGACTCCATCGGCAAAAGCAACAAGATCCTGGCGTCCATGTCCAAGTGGAACAAGTGGTTTGTCTAG
- the LOC119289142 gene encoding uncharacterized protein LOC119289142 translates to MERESRKNYQTRGSARGGGGGGAGGGTAAERDLLLQWGNRKRLRCVKVQRRDVEAAATAAAEKAAVGQRRAAAAATAAAQHHPPGHAHHRAIRNPEESGAMRPPSQQQQNNTIRTVTSPVRERSAKGNNDNNAVPPTSLDDKKGSSSGSEGSIWPNFAVSLTNKEKEEDFLVFKGSKLPQRPKKRVKAIQRTVNFVCPGTWLCDLTLERYEVREKKVSKKRPRGLKAMHDMDSESEE, encoded by the exons ATGGAGAGGGAGTCGAGGAAGAACTACCAGACGCGAGGCtccgcgcgcggcggcggcggcgggggcgctgGCGGTGGCACGGcggcggagcgcgacctgctgctGCAGTGGGGAAACCGGAAGCGCCTGCGCTGCGTCAAGGTGCAGCGACGCGACGTCGAGGCCGCGGCCACGGCGGCCGCCGAGAAGGCCGCGGTAGGacagcgccgcgccgccgccgcagccacggCGGCCGCGCAGCACCACCCGCCCGGCCACGCCCACCACCGCGCCATCAG GAATCCTGAGGAGTCTGGAGCAATGAGGCCGCCATCACagcagcagcagaacaacacgatcCGCACGGTTACATCCCCAGTCAGGGAGCGCTCTGCCAAGGGAAACAACGACAACAACGCGGTGCCTCCGACCTCTCTCGATGACAAGAAGGGCTCGTCGTCAGGGAGTGAAGGGTCGATCTGGCCAAACTTTGCAGTCTCCCTGACGAACAAAGAGAAGGAAGAAGACTTCTTGGTGTTCAAGGGGTCCAAGCTGCCTCAGAGGCCCAAGAAGAGAGTCAAAGCCATCCAGAGGACTGTCAAT TTTGTATGCCCTGGAACATGGCTATGCGACCTGACTCTGGAAAGATACGAAGTACGAGAGAAGAAGGTCTCCAAGAAG CGGCCCAGGGGACTGAAAGCGATGCACGACATGGACAGCGAGTCGGAAGAGTAA
- the LOC119328464 gene encoding septin and tuftelin-interacting protein 1 homolog 1-like — protein MALLEHDMSGNLAFPSLAVAKMMRRWNYREGSGLGAHGQGIIVPIQFTVRSPKAGIGHCEKPHDNGLYVPPLPHVEEEWHTWKGLSRALRLEVECYEKILSLLHDMALQGDDSVETADALAAIVKSKKVIQENRALGLWKATLPSSTLRYIIEKVIMPRMAMDAREWMPSWDPDCHHWLHPLIPLIDHLPESLYDIVESKISNGGYDIVSPWKGYLDPTQWDTFSRRHILPKLAQFTRNLRITPPKQIDSSFCTLMLWAPLVHVEDMVFILEAELFFDKWKSALRHWLHATKPSFGEATAWCTGWKKLFTPELLADERVLAHLEVGVDIVNILVNYTW, from the coding sequence ATGGCGCTACTTGAACATGATATGTCAGGCAACCTCGCATTCCCTAGCCTCGCAGTGGCGAAGATGATGCGACGTTGGAACTATCGAGAAGGCTCAGGTCTCGGTGCACATGGGCAAGGGATCATCGTGCCTATACAATTCACCGTGCGGTCTCCAAAAGCTGGCATCGGTCATTGTGAGAAACCACATGACAATGGCCTATACGTTCCGCCGTTGCCACATGTGGAAGAGGAGTGGCATACGTGGAAGGGTCTTTCACGAGCCCTGCGTCTTGAAGTAGAGTGCTACGAAAAGATCCTCTCATTGCTGCATGACATGGCTCTTCAAGGGGACGATAGCGTGGAGACGGCGGACGCATTGGCGGCGATCGTCAAGTCCAAGAAGGTGATCCAGGAGAACCGTGCGCTAGGGTTGTGGAAGGCCACACTGCCATCCTCCACCTTGCGGTACATCATTGagaaggtgatcatgccgaggaTGGCCATGGATGCGCGAGAGTGGATGCCATCGTGGGATCCGGACTGTCACCACTGGCTTCACCCATTGATTCCTCTCATCGACCACTTACCGGAGAGTCTCTATGACATTGTCGAAAGCAAGATAAGCAATGGCGGCTACGACATCGTCTCGCCATGGAAGGGATACCTTGACCCAACGCAATGGGATACCTTCAGCCGACGCCACATCTTACCGAAGCTGGCACAATTCACACGGAACCTGAGGATCACACCGCCAAAGCAAATCGACTCCTCGTTCTGCACGCTGATGCTATGGGCACCTCTCGTGCATGTTGAAGACATGGTATTTATCCTAGAAGCCGAGTTGTTTTTCGACAAATGGAAAAGTGCGCTGCGACATTGGTTGCACGCCACAAAGCCCTCGTTTGGGGAGGCCACCGCATGGTGCACCGGCTGGAAAAAGCTCTTCACGCCAGAGCTACTCGCCGATGAACGCGTGCTCGCACATCTCGAAGTTGGTGTTGACATTGTCAACATACTTGTAAATTATACTTGGTAG